The Microbacterium sp. LKL04 sequence GCTATTTCTGTGAGACGCGCGAAGATCGTCGCCACTCTGGGTCCCGCCACCGAAAGCTACGAGATGGTTCGCGCCATCATCGATGCCGGTGTGGACGTGACCCGCTTCAACCTCAGCCACGGCGACTACGCCGACCACGACGCCCGACTGGCGAACGTGCGCAAGGCGGCGGATGACGCCGGCCGTGCCGTCGCCGTCCTCGTCGACCTGCAGGGCCCGAAGATCCGGCTCGGCCGGTTCGCCGAAGGTCCCCACTTCCTCGCCGTCGGCGACGTCTTCAAGATCACGACCGAAGACATCGCCGGGACGAAGGAGATCGTCGGCACGACCTTCAAGGGCCTTCCGGAGGACGTCAACAAGGGCGACTTCCTCCTGATCGACGACGGCAAGGTCCGCGTCCAGGTCACCGGTGTCGAGGGGCCGGTCGTCACGACCGAGGTCATCGTCGCCGGCTACGTGTCGAACAACAAGGGCATCAACCTTCCCGGTGTCGCGGTCAACGTGCCCGCCCTGTCGGAGAAGGACGAGGCGGACCTCCGCTGGGGTCTGCGCGCCGGAGCCGACATCATCGCGCTGTCGTTCGTGCGCAACGCCGCCGACGTCACCCGCGTGCACGAGATCATGGCGGAGGAGGACCGCAAGGTCCCCGTCATCGCGAAGATCGAGAAGCCGCAGGCGGTCGACGCTCTCGAAGAGATCATCGACGCCTTCGACGGCATCATGGTCGCGCGCGGCGACCTCGGCGTCGAGCTGCCCCTCGAGGCCGTGCCGATCGTTCAGAAGCGCGCCGTCGAACTCTGCCGCCGCATGGCCAAGCCGGTCATCGTCGCGACGCAGATGCTCGAGACCATGATCGAGAACCCGGTTCCCACCCGGGCCGAGACGAGCGACGTCGCCAAT is a genomic window containing:
- the pyk gene encoding pyruvate kinase: MRRAKIVATLGPATESYEMVRAIIDAGVDVTRFNLSHGDYADHDARLANVRKAADDAGRAVAVLVDLQGPKIRLGRFAEGPHFLAVGDVFKITTEDIAGTKEIVGTTFKGLPEDVNKGDFLLIDDGKVRVQVTGVEGPVVTTEVIVAGYVSNNKGINLPGVAVNVPALSEKDEADLRWGLRAGADIIALSFVRNAADVTRVHEIMAEEDRKVPVIAKIEKPQAVDALEEIIDAFDGIMVARGDLGVELPLEAVPIVQKRAVELCRRMAKPVIVATQMLETMIENPVPTRAETSDVANAVLDGADAVMLSGETSVGKHPVGVVETMARIIDATETHGLERIPPLTAKPRTQGGIITLAANEVAEFVEAKFICLFTESGDTARRMSRLRSGIPMLAFTIEPAIRRRMAMTWGIQSALVEHVAHTDLMFLQVDDYFLSRGLLEEGDKVVVISGSPPGIIGATNDIRIHKIGDAVHGKAPIYKAES